The Triticum dicoccoides isolate Atlit2015 ecotype Zavitan chromosome 6A, WEW_v2.0, whole genome shotgun sequence genome has a window encoding:
- the LOC119314691 gene encoding OVARIAN TUMOR DOMAIN-containing deubiquitinating enzyme 1-like isoform X2 produces the protein MIGLCDVLLLLFLGVLGALRSAFLSVSWFPLEQFNSLRAEGAMCRKEQEKLSQVKTVGKVRPKQDKLFSKKGAKLDKLLLVKGKSAPSRLKSKNFCRKGRGIWPEHVKYQTLRISEVRRHYKLTSDEANHLDAYSECRPVIGDGECFYRSFIFSYLEQVIDRQDTHEERRLLRRVSTQRANLQCNSEFSRSRRAFKELIENVMKWKRTESTSRLLVAIQICSHREVYEPIIQGPGGNYSLEVWCLQHVIPARVYADHVMMVALARALEVPLRVESLQRGYAPDIYTGPGVPRPSVTLLYTGDHYDIIYPCAPSAEVSSHRASQREHPGGQNSSHQASQRKHPGDQSSSQQTF, from the exons ATGATTGGCCTCTGCGACGtgctgctgctgttgtttcttggagttcttggagCGCTCCGGAGTGCGTTCTTGAGCGTTTCTTGGTTTCCTCTTGAGCAGTTCAACTCGCTGCGCGCGGAAGGGGCGATGTGTAGGAAGGAACAG GAGAAACTATCACAAGTAAAGACTGTGGGAAAGGTGAGACCCAAGCAGGACAAACTTTTCTCAAAAAAGGGCGCCAAGCTGGACAAACTACTGCTAGTAAAGGGGAAATCGGCCCCGAGTCGGCTTAAGAGCAAG aatttttgtagaaaaggaagggGAATATGGCCGGAACATGTGAAGTACCAG ACACTTCGCATATCTGAAGTCAGAAGGCACTATAAGCTTACTTCTGACGAGGCGAACCATCTTGATGCTTATTCAGAATGTAGACCGGTCATTGGAGATGGGGAGTGTTTCTACAGGAGCTTCATATTTTCGTACCTT GAGCAAGTTATTGATAGGCAGGACACACATGAGGAACGCCGTCTCCTTAGAAGAGTGTCTACACAACGTGCAAATCTTCAATGTAACTCTGAGTTTTCCCGGAGCAGAAGA GCATTTAAGGAGCTGATTGAGAACGTAATGAAATGGAAGAGAACGGAATCAACTAGCAG ATTACTAGTAGCTATCCAGATATGCTCGCACAGGGAGGTGTATGAACCGATTATACAAGGGCCCGGAGGAAATTACAGTCTGGAAGTT TGGTGCTTGCAGCACGTCATTCCAGCTCGTGTGTACGCGGACCATGTTATGATGGTGGCTTTGGCCAGAGCGCTTGAGGTCCCCCTCAGAGTGGAATCACTCCAACGAGGATATGCTCCAGATATCTACACTGGTCCTGGAGTTCCCCGTCCGAGCGTGACCCTCCTGTACACAGGTGATCACTACGACATCATCTACCCATGCGCTCCTTCTGCTGAGGTTTCAAGTCACCGGGCTTCCCAGAGAGAACATCCTGGTGGTCAGAATTCAAGTCATCAGGCTTCCCAGAGAAAACATCCTGGTGATCAGAGTTCAAGTCAACAGACTTTCTAG
- the LOC119314691 gene encoding ubiquitin thioesterase OTUB2-like isoform X3, whose protein sequence is MCRKEQEKLSQVKTVGKVRPKQDKLFSKKGAKLDKLLLVKGKSAPSRLKSKNFCRKGRGIWPEHVKYQTLRISEVRRHYKLTSDEANHLDAYSECRPVIGDGECFYRSFIFSYLEQVIDRQDTHEERRLLRRVSTQRANLQCNSEFSRSRRAFKELIENVMKWKRTESTSSRRKEKLLKFFSTYDMTQDIFVFLRLLVAIQICSHREVYEPIIQGPGGNYSLEVWCLQHVIPARVYADHVMMVALARALEVPLRVESLQRGYAPDIYTGPGVPRPSVTLLYTGDHYDIIYPCAPSAEVSSHRASQREHPGGQNSSHQASQRKHPGDQSSSQQTF, encoded by the exons ATGTGTAGGAAGGAACAG GAGAAACTATCACAAGTAAAGACTGTGGGAAAGGTGAGACCCAAGCAGGACAAACTTTTCTCAAAAAAGGGCGCCAAGCTGGACAAACTACTGCTAGTAAAGGGGAAATCGGCCCCGAGTCGGCTTAAGAGCAAG aatttttgtagaaaaggaagggGAATATGGCCGGAACATGTGAAGTACCAG ACACTTCGCATATCTGAAGTCAGAAGGCACTATAAGCTTACTTCTGACGAGGCGAACCATCTTGATGCTTATTCAGAATGTAGACCGGTCATTGGAGATGGGGAGTGTTTCTACAGGAGCTTCATATTTTCGTACCTT GAGCAAGTTATTGATAGGCAGGACACACATGAGGAACGCCGTCTCCTTAGAAGAGTGTCTACACAACGTGCAAATCTTCAATGTAACTCTGAGTTTTCCCGGAGCAGAAGA GCATTTAAGGAGCTGATTGAGAACGTAATGAAATGGAAGAGAACGGAATCAACTAGCAG TCGCCGTAAAGAGAAACTTCTGAAGTTCTTCAGCACGTATGATATGACGCAAGACA TTTTTGTTTTCCTCAGATTACTAGTAGCTATCCAGATATGCTCGCACAGGGAGGTGTATGAACCGATTATACAAGGGCCCGGAGGAAATTACAGTCTGGAAGTT TGGTGCTTGCAGCACGTCATTCCAGCTCGTGTGTACGCGGACCATGTTATGATGGTGGCTTTGGCCAGAGCGCTTGAGGTCCCCCTCAGAGTGGAATCACTCCAACGAGGATATGCTCCAGATATCTACACTGGTCCTGGAGTTCCCCGTCCGAGCGTGACCCTCCTGTACACAGGTGATCACTACGACATCATCTACCCATGCGCTCCTTCTGCTGAGGTTTCAAGTCACCGGGCTTCCCAGAGAGAACATCCTGGTGGTCAGAATTCAAGTCATCAGGCTTCCCAGAGAAAACATCCTGGTGATCAGAGTTCAAGTCAACAGACTTTCTAG
- the LOC119314691 gene encoding ubiquitin thioesterase OTUB2-like isoform X1, whose protein sequence is MIGLCDVLLLLFLGVLGALRSAFLSVSWFPLEQFNSLRAEGAMCRKEQEKLSQVKTVGKVRPKQDKLFSKKGAKLDKLLLVKGKSAPSRLKSKNFCRKGRGIWPEHVKYQTLRISEVRRHYKLTSDEANHLDAYSECRPVIGDGECFYRSFIFSYLEQVIDRQDTHEERRLLRRVSTQRANLQCNSEFSRSRRAFKELIENVMKWKRTESTSSRRKEKLLKFFSTYDMTQDIFVFLRLLVAIQICSHREVYEPIIQGPGGNYSLEVWCLQHVIPARVYADHVMMVALARALEVPLRVESLQRGYAPDIYTGPGVPRPSVTLLYTGDHYDIIYPCAPSAEVSSHRASQREHPGGQNSSHQASQRKHPGDQSSSQQTF, encoded by the exons ATGATTGGCCTCTGCGACGtgctgctgctgttgtttcttggagttcttggagCGCTCCGGAGTGCGTTCTTGAGCGTTTCTTGGTTTCCTCTTGAGCAGTTCAACTCGCTGCGCGCGGAAGGGGCGATGTGTAGGAAGGAACAG GAGAAACTATCACAAGTAAAGACTGTGGGAAAGGTGAGACCCAAGCAGGACAAACTTTTCTCAAAAAAGGGCGCCAAGCTGGACAAACTACTGCTAGTAAAGGGGAAATCGGCCCCGAGTCGGCTTAAGAGCAAG aatttttgtagaaaaggaagggGAATATGGCCGGAACATGTGAAGTACCAG ACACTTCGCATATCTGAAGTCAGAAGGCACTATAAGCTTACTTCTGACGAGGCGAACCATCTTGATGCTTATTCAGAATGTAGACCGGTCATTGGAGATGGGGAGTGTTTCTACAGGAGCTTCATATTTTCGTACCTT GAGCAAGTTATTGATAGGCAGGACACACATGAGGAACGCCGTCTCCTTAGAAGAGTGTCTACACAACGTGCAAATCTTCAATGTAACTCTGAGTTTTCCCGGAGCAGAAGA GCATTTAAGGAGCTGATTGAGAACGTAATGAAATGGAAGAGAACGGAATCAACTAGCAG TCGCCGTAAAGAGAAACTTCTGAAGTTCTTCAGCACGTATGATATGACGCAAGACA TTTTTGTTTTCCTCAGATTACTAGTAGCTATCCAGATATGCTCGCACAGGGAGGTGTATGAACCGATTATACAAGGGCCCGGAGGAAATTACAGTCTGGAAGTT TGGTGCTTGCAGCACGTCATTCCAGCTCGTGTGTACGCGGACCATGTTATGATGGTGGCTTTGGCCAGAGCGCTTGAGGTCCCCCTCAGAGTGGAATCACTCCAACGAGGATATGCTCCAGATATCTACACTGGTCCTGGAGTTCCCCGTCCGAGCGTGACCCTCCTGTACACAGGTGATCACTACGACATCATCTACCCATGCGCTCCTTCTGCTGAGGTTTCAAGTCACCGGGCTTCCCAGAGAGAACATCCTGGTGGTCAGAATTCAAGTCATCAGGCTTCCCAGAGAAAACATCCTGGTGATCAGAGTTCAAGTCAACAGACTTTCTAG
- the LOC119314692 gene encoding NADH-ubiquinone oxidoreductase 20.9 kDa subunit-like has translation MNTDITASVKPEYPVVDRNPPFTKVVGNFSTLDYLRLSTISAVSVTVGYLSGIKPGIRGPSMVTGGLIGVLGGFMYAYQNSAGSLMGFFPNESEVARYKYKL, from the exons ATGAACACGGACATCACCGCGTCGGTGAAGCCGGAGTACCCGGTGGTGGACCGGAACCCTCCCTTCACCAAAGTCGTCGGCAACTTCTCCACGCTCGACTACCTCCGCCTCTCCACCATCTCCGCCGTCTCCGTCACCGTCGGCTACCTCTCCG GGATCAAGCCGGGGATCCGCGGGCCGTCGATGGTGACGGGGGGCCTCATCGGCGTCCTGGGCGGGTTCATGTACGCCTACCAGAACTCCGCCGGGAGCCTCATGGGGTTCTTCCCCAACGAGTCCGAGGTCGCGCGCTACAAGTACAAGCTGTAG